The following coding sequences lie in one Rutidosis leptorrhynchoides isolate AG116_Rl617_1_P2 chromosome 4, CSIRO_AGI_Rlap_v1, whole genome shotgun sequence genomic window:
- the LOC139841641 gene encoding uncharacterized protein gives MALARIKNRLSSSTAPAPPPSPAPTSASGNRTEPAFSTYLEKMKHMPDLNLPEYVNRSMIADVDYRLIKSKDRNSISELMRSATKYGVFRISGHGISIEELHQAFSEADFCFGLLADKWSRDGDREEFQWSRSALSAAERRRDVAREERFRKFSQKMDNLASKLEAIADDAAKIVGSYGSKRSRKKIMENETRMTLFKHNNSALQPHTPRSSQTPRAANDSKKDPCSFALSLHIPTEPGDFVFVSDEGPLSFRTSPDTIVFTLGQQIEEWSCGEFKGAMGEINIEPEIQADEEQGGAYSVELKCSPLILNRAVDRIYTFSITDQAFVLLALVLLYSIYYYLLS, from the exons ATGGCTCTAGCCCGAATCAAAAATCGCTTATCATCATCAACAGCACCCGCACCACCACCTTCTCCTGCGCCAACATCTGCTAGCGGCAACCGAACGGAACCAGCTTTCAGCACTTACCTTGAGAAAATGAAACATATGCCTGATCTCAATCTTCCTGAATATGTCAACAGATCAATGATTGCGGATGTTGATTATCGATTGATTAAAAGTAAGGACAGAAATTCAATTAGTGAGTTGATGAGATCGGCTACAAAGTATGGAGTGTTTAGGATAAGTGGACATGGGATATCGATTGAGGAGTTGCATCAGGCGTTTAGCGAGGCCGATTTTTGTTTTGGATTGTTGGCTGATAAGTGGAGTCGAGATGGTGATCGTGAGGAGTTCCAATGGTCTCGTTCTGCCTTATCTGCGGCAGAACGTAGGCGAGATGTGGCCCGAGAGGAGAGATTTCGAAAGTTTAG ccAAAAGATGGATAATCTTGCAAGTAAGCTAGAAGCGATTGCAGATGATGCTGCAAAGATTGTAGGAAGCTATGGAAGCAAGAGATCTCGAAAGAAGATAATGGAAAACGAAACACGAATGACCTTGTTTAAGCACAATAACTCTGCTCTTCAACCTCACACCCCACGCTCATCTCAAACTCCACGTGCAGCCAATGATAGCAAAAAAGACCCGTGTTCATTTGCTCTAAGCCTCCATATCCCAACCGAACCAGGTGATTTTGTTTTCGTGTCCGATGAAGGCCCACTGTCGTTTAGAACAAGTCCGGACACAATTGTGTTCACTCTTGGACAACAAATAGAG GAATGGAGCTGCGGAGAGTTTAAAGGTGCAATGGGGGAGATAAACATAGAGCCAGAAATACAAGCAGATGAAGAACAAGGAGGAGCATATTCAGTGGAACTCAAGTGTTCACCTTTGATTCTTAATCGAGCTGTTGATAGAATCTACACGTTTTCAATTACTGATCAGGCCTTTGTTTTACTTGCTCTTGTTCTTTTATACTCTATTTATTACTATTTACTATCTTAG
- the LOC139841642 gene encoding uncharacterized protein, with amino-acid sequence MVAECFAVEKLRTYKREKKSEVIDWEEISFPALDTITPSDKPVTINGRIFEREVHRVYLDGGSACDIMYEHCFNQLSPAIKARLNTPKVPLVGFSGERCWPIGEVDLDFTIGEPPLSRTETLDFIVVRSTSQCNILLERIAMMKIGKIVSTVHQLVKFYTPEGIGTLVSTYDREKVIMAIRETDKRPGECILETRKEDSSKEKISINPLFPEQQVTIGGALPAEMKRKLRKLLQANIDIFAWEYRDMTGIPRMLSIDETIFSTEQKLNDYKHLKPIHQKKRNLANGRDEAACKEVEELLQDGIIREARYPTWVANPVMVKKSDG; translated from the coding sequence ATGGTCGCAGAATGCTTCGCCGTTGAGAAGCTAAGGACCTATAAAAGGGAAAAAAAGAGCGAGGTGATAGATTGGGAAGAGATCTCCTTCCCAGCCCTCGATACCATCACTCCCTCAGACAAACCTGTTACAATCAACGGACGAATCTTTGAGAGAGAAGTACATAGAGTTTACTTAGATGGCGGCAGTGCATGCGACATCATGTACGAGCATTGCTTCAATCAACTTAGCCCTGCCATCAAAGCTCGCCTAAACACACCAAAAGTACCTCTAGTCGGATTCTCTGGAGAAAGATGCTGGCCTATCGGAGAGGTAGACCTCGATTTCACCATCGGAGAGCCACCGTTGTCCAGGACTGAAACACTTGATTTCATAGTAGTCCGGTCCACCTCACAATGTAACATTCTACTAGAAAGAATAGCCATGATGAAAATTGGAAAAATTGTATCCACTGTACACCAATTGGTGAAGTTCTATACACCAGAAGGGATTGGCACCCTAGTTTCAACCTATGATCGGGAGAAAGTGATCATGGCTATCAGGGAAACGGATAAAAGGCCAGGGGAATGTATCCTTGAGACTAGAAAGGAAGATTCGAGTAAAGAAAAAATCTCCATCAACCCTTTGTTCCCTGAGCAACAAGTAACTATCGGAGGTGCACTACCCGCGGAAATGAAGAGAAAGCTTCGTAAGCTACTACAGGCCAACATTGATATCTTCGCTTGGGAATACAGAGATATGACCGGCATCCCTCGAATGCTCAGTATCGATGAAACAATCTTCTCCACAGAGCAAAAGCTTAACGATTACAAGCACCTAAAGCCAATACATCAGAAGAAAAGAAACCTCGCCAACGGGAGAGATGAGGCTGCTTGTAAAGAGGTGGAGGAACTACTCCAAGATGGCATAATCAGAGAAGCAAGATACCCCACATGGGTTGCCAACCCCGTCATGGTAAAGAAATCAGATGGGTGA